The region TGTTTAAAAACACTTCTCATTATTCTTTAGTTGCAGAGGCCATTCCAAGTGCTTTTTATTTCATTTTTAATGGATACCAACCTATTTCAAAATTAGAATTCAATGAGAAAATTTTAAAATTAGAAAAAGGATATGCTCAGTATTTAATTGACAAATACGATTATATTGAGAAAAAAATCGGAATAAAAATGCAACCTCGTATGTCTGACTTTAAAGCTATTGAAGCAGCCATTTTAAAAAATAAAGCTTACGATGAATTTCAATTGTTAGCTGATTATTCAGACAAACAATATCCGAAAACAATGCTTGGAACCTATCAACGAGGATTGTATTTTGAAAAAACTGGAGATAATAAAAGAGCCATAAAAGAATATTTAAGAGCTTATACACAAGAACCAATTGGTGATTTAACCAAAGATTATTTAATGGATAGAGCCGAAGCATTAAAAGGTAAAAAAGACGCTCCAAAAGAAGAGGAAACTCCAGCTCCTACTGAAGAAACTCCTACCGAAGAACAGAAAAAAGAATAATTTATTTTAAAAATGGCAAAACTTAAAACTTCTTTTTATTGTCAAAACTGCGGTACAAATTTCTCTAAATGGTTAGGACAGTGTACTTCGTGTAAACAGTGGAATACTATAGTTGAAGAAATCATTCAAAAGGAAGAAAAACAGGCTTGGCGGTCACAATCATCTGAAAACAAAAAAGCACCAAAGCCATTAAAAATAAATGAAATAAGTACTTCAGAAGAGGTACGGTTAAACACAACCGATAGCGAATTAAATCGAGTTTTAGGGGGTGGTCTTGTACCTGGTTCATTAACCCTATTAGGGGGTGAACCAGGGATAGGAAAAAGCACCTTGCTTTTACAAATTTCATTACGTCTACCCTATAAAACGCTATATGTTTCTGGTGAAGAAAGCCAAAAACAAATTAAAATGCGAGCCGAGAGAATTACACATCAATCCGACAATTGTTTCATTTTAACCGAAACAAAAACACAAAACATCTTTCGTCAAATCGAAGAAATTGAACCTGAAGTAGTAATTATAGACTCCATTCAAACCCTTCAAACCGATTATATTGAATCTTCTGCAGGTAGTATTTCTCAAATTAGAGAATGTACGGCTGAACTCATCAAATTTGCAAAAGAAACCAATGTACCTGTTATATTAATAGGACACATTACCAAAGATGGTACAATTGCAGGTCCAAAGATATTGGAACACATGGTTGATACCGTTTTACAATTTGAAGGCGACAGAAATCATGTCTACCGAATTTTACGTTCCTTAAAAAATCGTTTTGGATCAACAGCAGAATTAGGCATCTATGAAATGCAAGGTTCAGGGTTACGAGAAGTTTCTAATCCTTCTGAAATATTAATTTCCAACAAAGAAAATTATCTTTCAGGAACAGCCATTGCAACCACTCTTGAAGGGATGCGTCCACTGATGATAGAAATTCAAGCCTTAGTTTCTACTGCAGTTTATGGCACCCCTCAACGAAGCACTACTGGTTACAATTTAAAAAGGTTGAACATGATTTTGGCTGTATTAGAAAAACGAGCAGGATTTAGATTAGGCGCCAAAGATGTCTTTTTAAATATTACAGGTGGAATTTCGGTTGACGATCCGGCTATAGATTTAGCCGTAGTTGCTGCCATTTTATCTTCCAACGAAGACATTACGATTGATAAAGATTTTTGCTTTGCAGGTGAAGTTGGTCTTACTGGAGAAATTAGGCCTGTAAATCGAGTGGAACAACGTATACAAGAAGCTGAAAAATTAGGTTTTTCAACAATTTTTGTTTCAAAATACAATAAAATTACCCCACAAGATTATAAGATTGATGTTCGATTAGTGGCAAAAATTGAAGATTTAGTTCAGGAATTATTTGGATAAAAAAAGGCTTCAGAATTGAAGCCTTTTTATTAATATCTCTATTACTTGTTATTGTTTATTCTTTCGGACGAATTACTTTTGATAAACTTTCTGGCATTAATCCAAATTGTAAATTAGTTCCATTCCACCAAATTGCTTTACCTTTTCCTGTTAAGTTAGCTCCATCATTAAATAAAACCTCTTGTATATTTTTATCAAATTCAGAATTTGTAACCATTTTGGTAGCTTCCTCAACTTTGTTATCAATTCTATTCCCAACTGAAATCCATGAAACTACTACATTACTTGTTCCATTATTCATTTCTTTAATAGTAAATCCATTTTTATCAACAGCAGCAATATAAACTCCATTACAATTTCCTTTTGGGGTTACTGTTACTTCAGGCTCTTCACCAAGTAAAGCAGAATAATTTCTATCAAATGAAACTCGAGCTTCACCATTAACTAATTGAATTTTTCCTTTAGAATAAATTGTAGACTCAACACTAGTTACCGCATAAACCGCTGTTTTTGCTTGGTTTTCAGCACCAACTAATTCAATATTTTTACCTAAAGTATATACATTTCCTGAATTATACGTAGAAAAAAGATCTCCAGAATTAATTTGGCCAACTACATTTCCACTTGACATAGAACCTATCATTCCAAAGAAACCACCTCCTACACCTTGCATTAAATTATTTGCTAATCGTCCAGTTCCACTACTATAGGCATTTGATCCATATACTCCAAAATATGTACTAGCAGCAGACTTATATCCTAAAGAACCCCAATAACTTCCATAAATCTCCCCTCCAATTACTCCTCCTGTTCGTGTAAAATCATTATAGTTCCATCCGCCTACTCCAGAAGAGTATTGGTCTCCCCAAAAAGACATCCCTGCAACCCCTGTATTACCACCATTCTGTCCATAACTAGATCCATCATTTTGATTATTACGATCACGATACCCATAGATTGATGTCTGTCCATCCCCATTTGCTGTTTGTTGTTGACGATATACAAATAATTGAGAATTGGCTTGAACAGGATAATTAATACTCACCGAAGTCCCATTATCTTGTATCATTGAGTTACCTATTATACCTGCAGGTCCATTAGTGAATTTAGTATGATAATTTGTGTTCCCTGTACCTGTAACTCCAGTAGCACCAGAAACTGTTAGATTTCCAGAAGCATCTGTTAAAACTACACGTGTACCAGTACCCACCAATGAAGTTACACGTTCATTAGTAGTCACAGAAGTTCCTACTACAGTATGAGTGTTAGTTCCATTATCCCAAATGTTATTTGAACTCCCAGAGGCTACACCTGCATTATTATATGTTATTTGCATATCCGATCCTGCAGGAGCTGTAGTTCCAGATTTTGCTGCATAAAGCGCATAAGGTACACTCATCATTTGAGAAGTACCCGTAATCGAATACGAAGTACCACCTGTTGGATCCGTTTCCGTTTTAATAAAATAAGGCCCAGCCCCCCAATCAATTGTTGCCATTGATCCAGAAACAACTGTTCCTTCACCAATACTTAAAGTTAGTAAACCATTGGCATTAGTTGAAACAGTATGTGTTTCTACGTATACAGCTGTTCCAGCAACCGAACCTTGCAATATACTTACTCGCGTACCTACACTTGCGTTTGAAACTAGTGCATTCGATGCATTCCTAACAACAGCCTGATAAGAAAATTTTTGCGGTGCTTGTGCAAAAGCTACTAGGCTTAAAAACAAAAAAAGTATTGTGAATTTAGTATTTTTCATAATTATTATTTTTTAATTATTTTAAAAGTTTTAACGTTTGTCCCTAATTCATTGATTTTTAATATATAAATAGAGGACGCTAATTGTGAAACATCAATAACCGTTTCACTGTTTGTTATTTTTCCTATTTGAATTTGTTTACCTGTTACATCATACATTTCATAAGAAAGTTGATTAAAATTGATCGAATTACTCAATGTTAAAGTAATGTTGTGAACCGTTGGATTAGGAAACAAACTCATTTCGTAATCACTTACAAAGGATGAAGCCGATAAAGTATAAATTTCTATAGGTTGTTGCACGCCTTGGGACATTGCCCCATTAGTACCATTCAGCTCTGTAATTGCTGTTTGACCTAGAGAAAAACTAACCGACCCTCCTGACCCCGAACCATTGCCTCCTGCTATAACAAAGTCTTGCTGTGCAAAGCTAAAGGCACTTGATAATAAGATTAAGAGAATAATTTTTTTCATAAATTAGATTTTAAAATTTTAGTTAAATGTATTTCATAATTCTATACAAAAA is a window of Flavobacterium indicum GPTSA100-9 = DSM 17447 DNA encoding:
- the radA gene encoding DNA repair protein RadA, encoding MAKLKTSFYCQNCGTNFSKWLGQCTSCKQWNTIVEEIIQKEEKQAWRSQSSENKKAPKPLKINEISTSEEVRLNTTDSELNRVLGGGLVPGSLTLLGGEPGIGKSTLLLQISLRLPYKTLYVSGEESQKQIKMRAERITHQSDNCFILTETKTQNIFRQIEEIEPEVVIIDSIQTLQTDYIESSAGSISQIRECTAELIKFAKETNVPVILIGHITKDGTIAGPKILEHMVDTVLQFEGDRNHVYRILRSLKNRFGSTAELGIYEMQGSGLREVSNPSEILISNKENYLSGTAIATTLEGMRPLMIEIQALVSTAVYGTPQRSTTGYNLKRLNMILAVLEKRAGFRLGAKDVFLNITGGISVDDPAIDLAVVAAILSSNEDITIDKDFCFAGEVGLTGEIRPVNRVEQRIQEAEKLGFSTIFVSKYNKITPQDYKIDVRLVAKIEDLVQELFG
- a CDS encoding autotransporter outer membrane beta-barrel domain-containing protein, whose protein sequence is MKNTKFTILFLFLSLVAFAQAPQKFSYQAVVRNASNALVSNASVGTRVSILQGSVAGTAVYVETHTVSTNANGLLTLSIGEGTVVSGSMATIDWGAGPYFIKTETDPTGGTSYSITGTSQMMSVPYALYAAKSGTTAPAGSDMQITYNNAGVASGSSNNIWDNGTNTHTVVGTSVTTNERVTSLVGTGTRVVLTDASGNLTVSGATGVTGTGNTNYHTKFTNGPAGIIGNSMIQDNGTSVSINYPVQANSQLFVYRQQQTANGDGQTSIYGYRDRNNQNDGSSYGQNGGNTGVAGMSFWGDQYSSGVGGWNYNDFTRTGGVIGGEIYGSYWGSLGYKSAASTYFGVYGSNAYSSGTGRLANNLMQGVGGGFFGMIGSMSSGNVVGQINSGDLFSTYNSGNVYTLGKNIELVGAENQAKTAVYAVTSVESTIYSKGKIQLVNGEARVSFDRNYSALLGEEPEVTVTPKGNCNGVYIAAVDKNGFTIKEMNNGTSNVVVSWISVGNRIDNKVEEATKMVTNSEFDKNIQEVLFNDGANLTGKGKAIWWNGTNLQFGLMPESLSKVIRPKE
- a CDS encoding T9SS type A sorting domain-containing protein, yielding MKKIILLILLSSAFSFAQQDFVIAGGNGSGSGGSVSFSLGQTAITELNGTNGAMSQGVQQPIEIYTLSASSFVSDYEMSLFPNPTVHNITLTLSNSINFNQLSYEMYDVTGKQIQIGKITNSETVIDVSQLASSIYILKINELGTNVKTFKIIKK